A genomic region of Caenorhabditis elegans chromosome V contains the following coding sequences:
- the W03F9.4 gene encoding Choline/carnitine acyltransferase domain-containing protein (Confirmed by transcript evidence) codes for MSKTTRPISLNRIVQRNVRYCAKQLEYFLFPVLTREVVFFLTLWTVLDALEMNFMNLAPKSLEVMAFGIIGTSLLAQTLVSLLIGTVTALTVITVIRCSLIMMLYYNGWLFEEIGKKPSYATTAFFVILGFISKRATFFSYQGILPWLLPPKVEDTVAKYLQTMKPILGEKEFLELSEQAEEFKSTIAGGLQNKLWMKWAVSKNYLSDWWKEVVYMRYRDSLIRTNVGCADVIYQKTTSNQAARAAYVTLNRQHFCNDIFKSEKMKPVSLGGIPLCAQQYAEYYRTLRIPHETSDKMIRLPDAKHIAVYHKGCWYKIDIFHGKRMVKPSELEKSFQEILDSNDHISQQGEKYLSALTIGPRDLWARIRTEKFSKGGVNQESLSFIENSLEIVFLDEEERFFDEDDSTKYGREYARALHGDGYMLWCDKPSVYIFSKNGRFSSNAEHSPCDAMIYVQVREYIKYHEQFESPYGPDGHCVGSIEHVPKAERLCWDMDKETLDAIDEAFIISKGVADDFSNANVVFTEYGKDFMKKAKVSPDAYIQMALQMAYFKDQGKFEQTYEPAVMRLFKEGRTETVRSCSIWSCDFVRTMLKKDVGAGKKLEKLKEACDHHQDYYRTAMAGKGVDRHLFALYVVARYLEIKTPFLENVFGRNWSLSTSQTPQHQMVEYAKALNKEPSLFWPAGGFACPDGSNYGVCYTIGTTGDRMSFHVTTWNSLENTDSARFLKHILESLREIKDVVEEATRK; via the exons atgagcaaaacgACGAGGCCGATCTCGCTGAATCGGATAGTTCAACGGAATGTCAGATATTGTGCAAAACAGCTAGAATACTTTCTTTTCCCGGTTCTCACTCGGGAGGTCGTGTTCTTTTTGACGTTATGGACAGTCTTGGACGCCCTGGAAatgaattttatgaatttggCGCCGAAAAGCTTGGAAGTTATGGCTTTTGGAATTATTGG caCATCCCTTCTTGCTCAAACTCTTGTGTCTCTGCTCATCGGTACCGTCACTGCACTTACCGTAATTACCGTAATCCGATGCTCCTTAATCATGATGCTCTATTACAATGGATGGCTTTTTGAGGAAATTGGCAAGAAGCCAAGCTATGCAACGACAGCGTTCTTTGTAATCCTgggttttatttcaaaaagagcAACATTTTTCTCATATCAAGGAATTCTTCCATGGCTTTTACCACCAAAAGTTGAGGATACAGTTGCCAAGTATTTGCAGACAATGAAGCCTATTTTGGGAGAGAAAGAGTTTTTGGAGCTCTCGGAGCAAGCTGAAGAGTTCAAGAGCACAATTGCCGGTGGCCTACAGAATAAGCTTTGGATGAAATGGGCAGTGTCTAAGAATTAT CTCTCCGACTGGTGGAAAGAAGTTGTCTACATGCGTTACCGTGACTCCCTCATCCGAACCAATGTCGGATGTGCTGACGTCATCTACCAAAAGACCACCTCCAACCAGGCCGCCCGTGCCGCCTACGTCACCCTCAACCGCCAACACTTTTGCAATGATATCTTCAAGTCGGAGAAGATGAAGCCAGTAAGCCTAGGAGGAATTCCATTGTGTGCTCAGCAGTATGCCGAGTACTATAGAACATTAAGAATTCCACATGAGACGAGCGACAAAATGATTCGACTTCCGGATGCTAAGCATATCGCCGTGTACCATAAAGGTTGCTGGTACAAGATTGATATTTTCCATGGAAAACGTATGGTGAAGCCGTCGGAGTTGGAGAAGAGTTTCCAAGAAATCTTAGACTCAAACGATCACATTTCTCAACAAGGTGAGAAATATCTGTCAGCACTTACAATTGGACCAAGAGATCTTTGGGCTAGAATTCGCACTGAAAAGTTCTCAAAAGGAGGTGTAAATCAGGAATCATTGAGTTTTATCGAAAACTCACTGGAAATAGTTTTCCTCGACGAAGAAGAACGATTCTTTGATGAAGACGACTCGACAAAGTATGGAAGAGAATATGCCAGAGCCCTACATGGAGATGGATATATGTTATGGTGTGATAAACCGAGTGTCTACATTTTTAGCAAGAATGGAAGA TTCTCCTCGAACGCCGAACATTCTCCATGCGACGCCATGATCTATGTACAAGTCCGTGAATACATCAAGTACCATGAACAATTCGAGTCTCCATATGGCCCAGACGGTCATTGTGTTGGATCCATTGAGCACGTTCCAAAAGCGGAGAGGTTGTGCTGGGATATGGACAAAGAAACTTTGGACGCTATTGATGAGGCATTTATTATCTCAAAAGGTGTTGCTGATGACTTCAGTAACGCCAATGTGGTATTCACAGAGTACGGAAAGGATTTCATGAAGAAGGCCAAAGTATCCCCGGATGCTTATATCCAGATGGCTCTGCAAATGGCTTATTTCAAGGATCAAGGAAAGTTCGAGCAAACTTATGAGCCCGCGGTGATGAGATTATTCAAGGAGGGAAGAACTGAAACTGTTAGATCGTGCTCTATCTGGTCATGTGATTTTGTGAGAACTATGCTGAAAAAGGACGTGGGTGCagggaaaaaattggagaagcTGAAAGAGGCATGTGATCATCACCAAGATTATTATAGAACTGCGATGGCTGGAAA aggaGTCGACCGTCATCTATTTGCCTTGTACGTCGTCGCCCGTTACCTTGAAATCAAAACTCCATTCCTTGAGAACGTATTCGGCAGGAACTGGTCCCTATCCACAAGCCAGACCCCTCAACATCAAATGGTCGAATACGCGAAAGCCCTCAACAAAGAACCATCACTTTTCTGGCCAGCCGGTGGATTTGCATGCCCCGATGGCTCTAACTATGGGGTGTGCTATACAATTGGAACGACCGGAGATCGAATGAGTTTCCATGTGACCACGTGGAATTCGTTAGAAAATACTGACTCGGCGAGGTTTTTGAAGCACATTTTGGAGAGCTTGCGGGAGATTAAGGATGTTGTTGAAGAGGCTACACGAAAGTGA
- the srh-82 gene encoding Serpentine Receptor, class H (Confirmed by transcript evidence) encodes MPLLQDYYQTNYTRCSKCERFMCSWQGVAYTFHSITVFSIPFYIFGGYCILFKSTSQMGSYRLPLFNFHFWTCLVDIMINALATPYFFFPSLAGFSVGFLNFLGVPPPIQTWLAFQSINLMTMSMTVLLENRHNSIPFNRFKISGKNTKSLYYAIRILLGLSYTLSMLLFIPEDQEAALLQILRQILCPTKEFFTASGVYVVCIDEGYIKFLALFTVLGTLSEICQMAFFVLCCSYYLFFSKSSFTSKKTRKLQIAFFASIILQISIPITFLLPTFFYLGFSVGFKYYNQALTNLSVLHASLHGLISTFVVLIIHKPYRQFIILIFKSPSVVHKESVTTMRKMNGLTSRVTMNKLLNTLR; translated from the exons ATGCCCTTACTTCAAGATTACTATCAAACAAACTACACAAGATGCTCCAAATGCGAACGATTCATGTGCTCATGGCAAGGAGTTGCATACACTTTTCACTCAATAACAGTATTCTCGATACCATTTTATATATTCGGTGGTTACTGTATTTTGTTCAAATCCACTAGTCAAATGGGTTCATATCGACTGCcgttgttcaattttcatttttg gacttGCCTAGTTGACATTATGATAAATGCTCTCGCGACGCCGTATTTCTTTTTCCCATCACTTGCTGGATTTTCagttggatttttgaattttctaggtGTGCCTCCTCCGATACAGACTTGGTTAGCGTTTCAGAGTATTAACT taatGACAATGTCAATGACAGTTCTACTTGAAAATCGCCACAACTCAATTCCATTCAATCGATTCAAAATCTCCGGGAAAAATACGAAATCGTTATATTATGCAATTCGTATTCTACTTGGTCTATCCTATACTCTATCCATGCTTCTTTTTATTCCAGAAGACCAAGAAGCTGCTCTTCTTCAAATACTGCGCCAAATTCTATGTCCGACGAAAGAGTTTTTCACGGCTTCTGGGGTATATGTAGTGTGTATTGATGAGGGTTATATCAagtttttggcacttttcaCTGTATTGGGAACtttatcggaaatttgccaaatggCATTTTTTGTCTTGTGCTGCTCAtattatctatttttttcaaaaagttcattcACTTCAAAGAAGACTAGAAAACTTCAAATCGCGTTTTTTGCAAGTatcattttacaaatttctatTCCAATTACTTTTCTGTTGCCCACTTTTTTCTACTTGGGATTTTCAGTGGGTTTCAAATATTACAATCAAG CCCTTACCAATTTGTCAGTTCTTCATGCATCCCTCCATGGTTTGATATCcacttttgtagttttaatCATCCATAAACCATACCGGCAATTTATTATCTTAATCTTCAAGTCGCCAAGTGTAGTTCACAAGGAATCGGTGACAACTATGAGGAAAATGAACGGGCTGACAAGCCGTGTTACCATGAATAAGTTATTGAATACGTTACGGTGA
- the W03F9.4 gene encoding Choline/carnitine acyltransferase domain-containing protein (Confirmed by transcript evidence), whose product MMLYYNGWLFEEIGKKPSYATTAFFVILGFISKRATFFSYQGILPWLLPPKVEDTVAKYLQTMKPILGEKEFLELSEQAEEFKSTIAGGLQNKLWMKWAVSKNYLSDWWKEVVYMRYRDSLIRTNVGCADVIYQKTTSNQAARAAYVTLNRQHFCNDIFKSEKMKPVSLGGIPLCAQQYAEYYRTLRIPHETSDKMIRLPDAKHIAVYHKGCWYKIDIFHGKRMVKPSELEKSFQEILDSNDHISQQGEKYLSALTIGPRDLWARIRTEKFSKGGVNQESLSFIENSLEIVFLDEEERFFDEDDSTKYGREYARALHGDGYMLWCDKPSVYIFSKNGRFSSNAEHSPCDAMIYVQVREYIKYHEQFESPYGPDGHCVGSIEHVPKAERLCWDMDKETLDAIDEAFIISKGVADDFSNANVVFTEYGKDFMKKAKVSPDAYIQMALQMAYFKDQGKFEQTYEPAVMRLFKEGRTETVRSCSIWSCDFVRTMLKKDVGAGKKLEKLKEACDHHQDYYRTAMAGKGVDRHLFALYVVARYLEIKTPFLENVFGRNWSLSTSQTPQHQMVEYAKALNKEPSLFWPAGGFACPDGSNYGVCYTIGTTGDRMSFHVTTWNSLENTDSARFLKHILESLREIKDVVEEATRK is encoded by the exons ATGATGCTCTATTACAATGGATGGCTTTTTGAGGAAATTGGCAAGAAGCCAAGCTATGCAACGACAGCGTTCTTTGTAATCCTgggttttatttcaaaaagagcAACATTTTTCTCATATCAAGGAATTCTTCCATGGCTTTTACCACCAAAAGTTGAGGATACAGTTGCCAAGTATTTGCAGACAATGAAGCCTATTTTGGGAGAGAAAGAGTTTTTGGAGCTCTCGGAGCAAGCTGAAGAGTTCAAGAGCACAATTGCCGGTGGCCTACAGAATAAGCTTTGGATGAAATGGGCAGTGTCTAAGAATTAT CTCTCCGACTGGTGGAAAGAAGTTGTCTACATGCGTTACCGTGACTCCCTCATCCGAACCAATGTCGGATGTGCTGACGTCATCTACCAAAAGACCACCTCCAACCAGGCCGCCCGTGCCGCCTACGTCACCCTCAACCGCCAACACTTTTGCAATGATATCTTCAAGTCGGAGAAGATGAAGCCAGTAAGCCTAGGAGGAATTCCATTGTGTGCTCAGCAGTATGCCGAGTACTATAGAACATTAAGAATTCCACATGAGACGAGCGACAAAATGATTCGACTTCCGGATGCTAAGCATATCGCCGTGTACCATAAAGGTTGCTGGTACAAGATTGATATTTTCCATGGAAAACGTATGGTGAAGCCGTCGGAGTTGGAGAAGAGTTTCCAAGAAATCTTAGACTCAAACGATCACATTTCTCAACAAGGTGAGAAATATCTGTCAGCACTTACAATTGGACCAAGAGATCTTTGGGCTAGAATTCGCACTGAAAAGTTCTCAAAAGGAGGTGTAAATCAGGAATCATTGAGTTTTATCGAAAACTCACTGGAAATAGTTTTCCTCGACGAAGAAGAACGATTCTTTGATGAAGACGACTCGACAAAGTATGGAAGAGAATATGCCAGAGCCCTACATGGAGATGGATATATGTTATGGTGTGATAAACCGAGTGTCTACATTTTTAGCAAGAATGGAAGA TTCTCCTCGAACGCCGAACATTCTCCATGCGACGCCATGATCTATGTACAAGTCCGTGAATACATCAAGTACCATGAACAATTCGAGTCTCCATATGGCCCAGACGGTCATTGTGTTGGATCCATTGAGCACGTTCCAAAAGCGGAGAGGTTGTGCTGGGATATGGACAAAGAAACTTTGGACGCTATTGATGAGGCATTTATTATCTCAAAAGGTGTTGCTGATGACTTCAGTAACGCCAATGTGGTATTCACAGAGTACGGAAAGGATTTCATGAAGAAGGCCAAAGTATCCCCGGATGCTTATATCCAGATGGCTCTGCAAATGGCTTATTTCAAGGATCAAGGAAAGTTCGAGCAAACTTATGAGCCCGCGGTGATGAGATTATTCAAGGAGGGAAGAACTGAAACTGTTAGATCGTGCTCTATCTGGTCATGTGATTTTGTGAGAACTATGCTGAAAAAGGACGTGGGTGCagggaaaaaattggagaagcTGAAAGAGGCATGTGATCATCACCAAGATTATTATAGAACTGCGATGGCTGGAAA aggaGTCGACCGTCATCTATTTGCCTTGTACGTCGTCGCCCGTTACCTTGAAATCAAAACTCCATTCCTTGAGAACGTATTCGGCAGGAACTGGTCCCTATCCACAAGCCAGACCCCTCAACATCAAATGGTCGAATACGCGAAAGCCCTCAACAAAGAACCATCACTTTTCTGGCCAGCCGGTGGATTTGCATGCCCCGATGGCTCTAACTATGGGGTGTGCTATACAATTGGAACGACCGGAGATCGAATGAGTTTCCATGTGACCACGTGGAATTCGTTAGAAAATACTGACTCGGCGAGGTTTTTGAAGCACATTTTGGAGAGCTTGCGGGAGATTAAGGATGTTGTTGAAGAGGCTACACGAAAGTGA